The following coding sequences are from one Treponema parvum window:
- a CDS encoding V-type ATP synthase subunit A, with translation MTETKGKVVAVNGNMISVQFDGVVSLNEVGYVKVEDKNLKSEVIRIRGNTAQMQVYEMTKGIKSGSKVEFTGNLLTAELGPGLLGQVYDGLQNPLPILAEKAGYFLERGIYVEPLPYEKKWEFTPTVKAGDTVYRGDPIGTVPEGPFKHKILVPFDFFGTYKVKSVTKQGSYTVKDTMAVLVDEKGNEKKMSMSFSWPVKRAVDCYEERLEPTETMVTKTRSIDTFFPVARGGTYCIPGPFGAGKTVIQHTTSRNADVDIVIIAACGERAGEVVETIKEFPELTDPRTGRSLMERTIIICNTSSMPVASREASVYTSVTLAEYYRQMGLNVLLLADSTSRWAQALREMSGRLEEIPGEEAFPAYLESYIAAFYERAGQVRLRDGSKGSVTIGGTVSPAGGNFEEPVTQATLKVVGAFHGLSRERSDARKYPAIDPLDSWSKYNSVIKKDLVDYSRRVLRRGVEVGQMMKVVGEEGTSLEDFVTYLKSEFLDSVYLQQDSFDAVDMACSVERQNYDFRKVLLILGSDFVFESKDDARKFFNQLRQNFIDWNVAEWQGTAFKGKEKDIDSLYATKSGKLTAEAKALLKDGEK, from the coding sequence ATGACGGAAACAAAAGGTAAGGTCGTCGCAGTTAACGGCAATATGATCTCGGTTCAATTTGACGGGGTTGTTTCGTTAAATGAAGTCGGCTATGTGAAAGTTGAAGACAAAAATCTAAAAAGTGAAGTAATCCGCATTCGCGGAAACACCGCACAGATGCAAGTCTATGAAATGACAAAGGGAATAAAGTCCGGATCCAAGGTGGAATTTACCGGAAACCTTCTTACGGCGGAACTCGGACCGGGACTGCTCGGACAAGTTTACGACGGTCTGCAGAATCCTCTGCCGATCCTTGCGGAAAAAGCGGGATATTTTTTGGAGCGCGGTATTTACGTGGAACCGCTTCCTTATGAAAAAAAATGGGAATTCACTCCTACCGTAAAAGCCGGCGATACGGTTTACCGCGGAGATCCGATAGGAACTGTTCCCGAAGGTCCCTTTAAGCACAAGATTTTAGTTCCTTTCGATTTTTTCGGGACGTACAAAGTCAAATCCGTAACCAAGCAGGGTTCCTATACCGTAAAAGACACGATGGCCGTCCTTGTCGATGAAAAAGGCAACGAGAAAAAGATGAGCATGAGCTTTTCATGGCCGGTAAAACGCGCCGTAGATTGTTACGAAGAGCGGCTGGAACCGACTGAGACCATGGTCACGAAGACCAGGTCTATAGACACCTTCTTCCCCGTCGCCCGCGGGGGAACGTACTGTATTCCCGGTCCTTTCGGAGCCGGAAAAACGGTTATTCAACACACTACCAGCCGAAACGCCGACGTCGACATAGTCATAATTGCGGCTTGCGGCGAACGCGCGGGCGAAGTGGTCGAGACGATCAAAGAATTCCCGGAGCTTACCGATCCGCGCACGGGAAGATCTTTGATGGAGCGTACTATCATTATTTGCAATACTTCTTCGATGCCGGTTGCGTCGCGCGAAGCTTCCGTTTATACGAGCGTCACGTTAGCCGAATATTACCGTCAAATGGGACTTAACGTCCTGTTGCTCGCAGACTCTACGTCCCGATGGGCTCAGGCCTTGCGCGAAATGAGCGGCCGCTTGGAAGAAATTCCCGGAGAAGAAGCTTTCCCGGCTTATCTTGAATCCTATATCGCGGCGTTTTACGAAAGAGCGGGGCAGGTTCGGCTTCGCGACGGTTCCAAGGGCTCCGTAACGATCGGAGGAACGGTTTCTCCTGCCGGAGGAAATTTTGAAGAACCCGTAACGCAGGCGACCCTTAAAGTTGTAGGCGCATTCCACGGATTGAGCCGAGAGCGCTCCGATGCGCGTAAATATCCGGCTATAGATCCTCTGGATTCATGGTCAAAGTATAATTCCGTAATCAAAAAAGATCTGGTCGACTACAGCCGCAGAGTGCTCAGACGCGGCGTCGAAGTGGGACAGATGATGAAGGTTGTAGGCGAGGAAGGAACGAGCCTGGAAGACTTTGTTACATACTTGAAATCGGAATTCCTTGATTCCGTATATTTGCAGCAGGATTCGTTCGACGCCGTAGATATGGCCTGTTCCGTAGAGCGTCAAAATTATGATTTTAGAAAAGTTCTTTTGATACTCGGCTCCGACTTTGTTTTTGAAAGCAAAGATGACGCCAGAAAATTCTTTAATCAGCTCAGGCAGAATTTTATCGACTGGAATGTTGCCGAATGGCAGGGCACGGCATTTAAAGGCAAGGAAAAAGACATTGATTCTTTGTATGCAACAAAGAGCGGCAAATTGACTGCGGAAGCTAAGGCTTTATTGAAGGACGGTGAAAAATGA